The sequence CTGGAGAGAAAATCCATGGCCGGAGAGAACCAGGTCGTCCCCCCGCCGCCCAAGAAGCTGAAGAAGCCGGTGGAGGTGATGCGCGCGGAGCTGCTCACCAACAAGGACGTCATCGAGCAGGCCCGCCTGCTGAAGGTCGACCTGGCGGAGTACGTGGAGAAGATCCTCGACTACGCCCAGAACCCCGAGAAGCCGCCCCAGCTCGTCATCACCCCGGACGAGGAGCTGAAGGCCATGGACCCCAACGCCCCCACCGTCCAGGAGCTGGAGACGCACCTCCAGAAGATCATCGACGGTGAAATCGTGATCAGCCGCGCGCAGCAGCGCGACGGCTTCAACGACAAGGACGCCGACGCCCGCTTCAAGAAGGCGCTCGCCTCTGATGCGGCGCAGCAGGGCGCTCCCGAGGCTCGCAAGGGCGCGTCGCCCACCGCCCTCCAGGCTGATCCGAAGAAGGCGCCGCCGAAGAGCTGAGTCCCTGGTGGAGGGGCGGGAAATATTATTTCGGGATTTTCCCGCCCCTGTTCAGTCAACCCCTTGGATTCACAAGGGTTTCCACCCGGCAAACAGTTTTTTCAGGTAACACGGAAACAATCACGGCGAGTCTTCGACAATCCGTACAACAGGAACACTTGATGGCCGCACCGCGGCCACAACCAAAAGGACTCGACCATGGGTGGAATTGGCAAGGCTCTCGGCAAGGTGATGGACGTCGTCAAGCCGTTCGTCTCGATGGTCAACCCGCTGCTCGGCGCGGCGATGGGCTTCGCCAGCGGCCTGATGCAGGGCAAGAACCCCCTGCAGGCGCTCATCGGCGCGGCCACGGACCTCATCCCGGGCGGCATGGGCGGAGTGATGGGCAACGTCCTCGGCAAGTTTGGCGGCGGGGCCCTCATGAACGGCATGGGTGGCAACAGCCTGCTGAGCGGCGCGCTGAACCTGGCTTCCGGCCAGGGCAAGGTCACCGACATCCTCGGCGACTTCCTCAAGAGCAGCACCACCAAGGCGTTCACGAGCCAGGGCATGGGCAACATGGCCGAGCTCGCCGCCCAGCGCATGTCCAAGTTCTTCACGGAGTAATCTGTCTCGGATGACTCCCATCCCCTACGTTCCGGAGCTGCACTTCGAGCAGATCAAGGGCTGGTTGCAGCTCTGGAACGAGTCGATGACACAGGACGCCCTGCCGCGCATCGGGTTCATCATTCCCGGTCGTGCGGCGGGGTTTCTGTATCAGACGGACAGCTCGGTCGCGCTCATCGAGAACCTCGTCGCCGCACCGGGGATGACGCGCGAGGAGCGCTCCACGTACGTGGACGCCATCGTCGCCGCCATCTGTGAGGAAGCGGCGAAGCGCGGCTTCAAGATCCTCCTCGGCTACACGCAGCTCGACGCGGTGGTGAAGCGCGCGGAGCGCTTCGGCTTCAAGTACATCGGCAGCAACTTCCACCTGGTGGCCCTGCCGCTCGACGCGGCCGAGGGAACCGGGACTTGAAGAGCGCCGAGCGGCCTCGCGCCGACCTCGTGATTCTCGGAGCCGGTGTCGTGGGCCTCTCGGCCGCGCGCCGGCTCGTCGCATCTGGAGCCTCTGTCACCGTGCTGGACGCCGTGGACCCGGGAGGCCGGGGCTCGCGTGCCGCCGCCGGTGTCGCCATTCCCTCGGTGCGGCTGTTCGACGACCTGGAGCTGCTCGCCTTCGCTCGCGCGGGCCGGGCCACGCTTCAGGCGGACCTCGCTTCGCTTCCGGGGGGCGACTCACTCCGGCGGGGGCAGGGCATCCTGCGCGTCATGCCGGACGCGAAGGCGCGCGACTTGCTCGTGGAGAAGGCGGCGAAGGACGCGGAGGGGCCCGGCATCTGGGTGGACTCCGCGCGGCTCGTGGAATTGGAGCCCGCGCTGGAGGGCACGCCGCTCTTCGGCGCCTTCGAGAGCACGCACGGCCACATGGTGGACACGGACGGCTACGTCAACGCGCTCCGGGATGCCGCCCTGCGAGAGGGCGTGCGTATTCGGACGGGCACCTCGGCGCGCGCCATCTCCGAGACGGCCCACGGCGTCGAGGTCTACCTCGAAGGCGAGACGCTGCGCGCGGACCGCCTCCTCGTCAGCGCGGGCCCGTGGTCCACGACGGTGGCGGGACTGCCTGCCCTGCCGCTGAAGCCGGTGCGTGGGCA comes from Pyxidicoccus parkwaysis and encodes:
- a CDS encoding NAD(P)/FAD-dependent oxidoreductase: MKSAERPRADLVILGAGVVGLSAARRLVASGASVTVLDAVDPGGRGSRAAAGVAIPSVRLFDDLELLAFARAGRATLQADLASLPGGDSLRRGQGILRVMPDAKARDLLVEKAAKDAEGPGIWVDSARLVELEPALEGTPLFGAFESTHGHMVDTDGYVNALRDAALREGVRIRTGTSARAISETAHGVEVYLEGETLRADRLLVSAGPWSTTVAGLPALPLKPVRGQMLVVHQPGLQLTRVVSGPSYLAPWREGEIVVGATEEDAGFVEQVTPAGLLHLSATVAKLAPRLRDARFVRAWAGLRAATPDGRPYIGRYPGLRHTYVATGLGGQGILTGAFTGASIAELMESGRSDAVAAFDPARVNVSNP